The Prunus dulcis unplaced genomic scaffold, ALMONDv2, whole genome shotgun sequence genome has a window encoding:
- the LOC117612646 gene encoding cell number regulator 7-like produces MNVEYGHRPQQSKWSGRLCNCGEDVTTCCMSCFLPCITFGQIAETVDEGRSSCVTHSIVYGLLFTIQCHWVYSCLYREKLRQKFGLPEEPCCDCCVHFCCDPCALCQEHAELKSRGFDPSKGWIGPPTAAPQMPPSMFK; encoded by the exons ATGAACGTTGAATATGGCCATCGCCCTCAGCAGTCTAAATGGTCGGGTCGTCTTTGTAACTGTGGAGAAGATGTTACTACAT GTTGCATGTCATGCTTTCTCCCATGCATCACCTTCGGCCAAATCGCGGAAACTGTCGACGAAGGACGAAGTT cTTGCGTTACCCATAGCATAGTGTACGGGTTGTTGTTCACGATTCAGTGCCATTGGGTCTACTCATGCTTGTACAGAGAGAAATTGCGCCAAAAATTTGGTCTGCCAGAAGAGccttgttgtgattgttgtgttcaTTTCTGCTGTGACCCGTGTGCCCTCTGCCAAGAACATGCTGAGCTCAAATCTAGAGGCTTTGACCCCTCCAAAG GTTGGATTGGGCCACCAACTGCTGCTCCACAGATGCCTCCTTCCATGTTCAAATGA